The Spirosoma oryzicola genome contains a region encoding:
- a CDS encoding LytR/AlgR family response regulator transcription factor, with protein sequence MTILILEDELTFSYHLESLIQQLPFSVYVQAKLTSVQAAIHWLENQPAPDLILADVLLQDGLSFEIFDYLQLQTPVIYCTSYQDYALDAFGSHVIDYILKPVTADRLSSSLDKFARRANYFSHSAIQNKQADYIAVSKGAKLLTVPTVSIRCAYLKNQLSYLQTLKNTYQISHTLDELEQMLNPNTFYRANRQYLIHRQSVMSVEYLPARKIGVRLNTDMDNLIVVSKAKSNDFLRWKGFK encoded by the coding sequence ATGACGATTCTTATTCTGGAAGATGAACTGACTTTTTCGTATCATTTAGAAAGCTTGATTCAACAGCTTCCGTTTTCTGTATATGTTCAGGCCAAACTCACCTCCGTTCAGGCGGCTATTCACTGGTTGGAAAATCAACCTGCACCTGATCTGATTCTGGCTGATGTTTTGCTACAGGATGGCCTTAGCTTCGAGATTTTTGACTATCTCCAGTTACAGACTCCCGTCATTTATTGTACGAGCTATCAGGATTACGCTCTGGATGCATTTGGTAGCCACGTCATCGATTATATTCTTAAACCCGTTACGGCGGACAGGTTATCTAGTAGCCTAGACAAATTTGCCCGGCGAGCCAACTATTTTAGCCATTCAGCGATTCAAAACAAGCAAGCGGATTATATCGCTGTGAGTAAAGGGGCGAAGCTATTGACTGTCCCTACTGTATCTATTCGGTGTGCGTACCTCAAAAATCAACTTAGTTATTTGCAGACGTTGAAAAATACGTACCAGATTTCACATACGCTGGACGAACTGGAGCAAATGTTGAACCCGAATACATTTTACCGGGCGAACCGCCAGTACCTGATTCATCGCCAAAGCGTCATGAGCGTGGAGTATTTGCCCGCCCGAAAGATTGGTGTCCGGCTTAATACGGACATGGATAACTTGATTGTGGTCAGCAAAGCGAAGTCTAACGATTTTCTCCGCTGGAAGGGCTTTAAATAA